Proteins encoded within one genomic window of Bombina bombina isolate aBomBom1 chromosome 1, aBomBom1.pri, whole genome shotgun sequence:
- the LIME1 gene encoding lck-interacting transmembrane adapter 1 isoform X2, whose translation MQNNYPAGVALVDVSLLRQTQLRSLSKSDTKLHELQRNRPGDHHLRPVSMDPMHISYRWQIPCAPTTTDATYSNISINVKSPQCTLYESVGSQAEIEDLQVPNPENIVTDEYACVKKVKKLGQKEAQSNNQVGNSLAPPPEPCPVGKPEELRIEDMYSKVKKKKRLVESVENTTESSQVPHLKRIEQSSHWLESAPQLEENVYESICEMTSGVHKTHGNEDGTIITDL comes from the exons TCTCTACTCCGCCAAACTCAGCTGCGCTCACTCAGCAAATCTGACACAAAACTCCATGAGCTCCAAAGAAACCGACCAGGAGACCACC ACCTTAGACCGGTCAGCATGGATCCAATGCACATATCCTACAGGTGGCAGATACCTTGTGCCCCCACTACAACAGATGCTACCTATTCCAACATTTCAATTAATGTCAAGTCTCCCCAATGCaccttgtatgagagtgtgggatCACAAGCAGAAATAGAAGACCTACAGGTTCCCAACCCTGAGAACATAGTAACTGATGAGTATGCCTgtgtaaaaaaagtgaaaaaactggGCCAAAAAGAGGCACAATCAAACAATCAGGTGGGAAATAGCCTGGCACCTCCACCTGAACCCTGTCCTGTGGGGAAACCGGAGGAACTCAGG ATTGAGGACATGTACTCTAaagtaaagaagaaaaaaagactgGTAGAAAGTGTGGAAAACACCACAGAAAGTTCTCAGGTTCCTCACTTGAAGCGTATAGAGCAAAGCTCGCATTGGTTAGAATCTGCTCCACAATTGGAAGAAAacgtgtatgagagtatatgtgagaTGACAAGTGGTGTTCACAAAACTCATGGGAATGAAGATGGGACAATAATTACAGATTTATAA